The genomic region GGCCTGTCCGAGGAACTCGAGCTCAACCGCCGCGTCGCCGCCGTCCTGTTCTACCTGCAGCGTTCCCGCGACTGAACGCCGCATCGGCAACAGCGCCGTCACCGACGTGCCCTCACCCGGGTGGGACAGCAGCTGCAGGGAACCTCCGAGGGCGTTGACCCGGTCGCGCAGGTGGACCACGCCGCCCGAATGCGTCGTGTGCTCGGGACGGAAACCGACCCCGTCGTCGTGGACGCGTACACGCAGCATCGCGCCCTCGTGCTGCACCTCGATGCCGATTCGACGGGCCTGGGCGTGCTTGAGGGCGTTGGCGACGGCCTCGGAGATGAGGAAGTAGGCGTTGGTCTCCACCGTCTCGTCGATCCGCGGCAACGGGTCGGGCGTGAGCGTCACGTCCACGGGGGTCGACGAACGGCTCGCCAGGCTGTGCAGCGCGCCCCCGAGCCCGCGGTCGCGGAGGATGGAGGGGAACAGCGCCTGGCCCGTCGCCCGCAGCTCGTCGAGGATGCCGTCGATGGAACCCGCCAGCCCGTCGGCCACCTCGTCGACGTGATCGGGCTGTTCGCGCAACCGCTGACGGGCGGCGCCGACCTGCATCCGCAGCACCACGAGCTGCTGCTGGATCCCGTCGTGCAGGTCCTGGGCCACGCGTCGACGCTCGGCGTCCTGCACCCCGACGATGCGTCGGGCGGCTTCCTGCAGGGCTTCGGCCTGCCGGCGGATGACCACCAGCTGGGCCCGCAGCGCACGCCGCATGTGCTCGAGTGCGCCGGCGAGCGAGCCGATCTCGTCGCGCCGGTCGATCTCGAACGAGCGCTCGAGGTCGCCGCCGGCGATCGCGGTGGCGGTGTCGGTCAACTGCACGATCGGGCGGGTCATGACCCGGGCGAGCGCGAACGCGAGTGTCCCCCCCAGCGCGACGAGCAGCGCCACCATCAGCACGCGCGTGCGGGCCAACCGCCCGTCCAGCGCGGCCAGGGGGTCCGCGGTGACCAGGGCGATCGCGGCCGGCTCACCCCAGGCCCGCTCGGCGCCGATGGCGACGTAGCGGACCAGCCTGCCCTCCCCCACCTGCTGGACCGACCGTTGCAGCCGGGGGTCGCCCGGCGCCGGCTCGCCGATGCCGGCGCCGTCGGAGGACGCGATCACCCGATCGTCGACCACCAGCTCGACCCGGTCGACACCGGTGCGCCGGACGAGGTTGAGTGCCCACAGGTTCGACAGGCGTTGTCCGACGACGATCAGCAACTGCTCGTCGAGCCAGCGAACCGGAACGGCGTAGACGAGACCCCACTCGCCGTTCTCGAGTTGCACGACGCGTTGGCCGCGGAGATCGGCAAGTCCCATCAGGGCGAACTGCTCCGCCGTGGGTGGCGCGAGGGTCGTACGGCCCGGGAGGCGCTGCAGCACGTCGCCGGTGCCGAGGTCGACGACCGCACCGAGTTCGAGGTTGGCGTCGCTGGTCCCGACCGTCGAGAGCACGTCGGCCAGCCCGCGTTCGAACTCGGCCTGATTGGTGGCGGCCGACGACAGCTGCTGCGTGAGCGTGCCGAGCAGCAGGTTGATGCGCGTGCCGTCCTGCAGCACCTCGAAGTGGAGGGCGTTGCCCTGCTCCGCCGTCATCAGCTGCGCCTGGGCTTGCAGCGCCTGACGGGTCAGGCGCGTCTCGAGCGCGAGGGCGACCGTGCTGGCCAGCACCAGGACGGTCAGGAACGCCGCCAGGATCCGGAACAGCAGCGGCACGTCCCGCCCGAGCGGCGATCGCCACCTGCTCATCCGCCTCCCTCGGTCACGGGTCAGGCTGGGACGCCAGCCAGGTCTCGGCATAGCGTTGCAGGCCGGCCATCGCCTCGGCCGGGGTCTCGCGTCCCGTCAACGCCGAGTTGAGGGCCTCGGTGAACGCCTGCGCCACCTCGGGATAGGCGATCAGGGGCATGACGCGCGCGTTGGGGAGCTGCTCGACGAAGGCGGACAGCAACGGGTCGTCGGCGAACAGCGGCGCGTCGAAGACCCGGGTGCGCGCCGGCAACCGCCCCTCCTCCTCCGCCAGGCGCAGCGCGACGTCGTCCTCGATCAGGCGCAGCATCAGGTCGAAGGCGAGGTCGGGCTGATGGGCACCCCTCGGGACGAACAGGCTCGAGCCCCCGAGAACCGTCAGCGGTCGGCCCGGATCCGCCTGCGGCAGCGGCAGCACGGTCACCTCGACCTCACGCGACGGGTCGCGCGCCACCACGTTGAGGTCCCACGACCCCGTGGCGTGCGTGGCCACCTCCCCGGTGGCGAACGCCTGCACGGAATCGGCGGCGAGGTCGGGACCGTAGGGACGCGGGGCATAGCCCTCGTGAATACAGGCGACGAGGAACTCGAGCGCGGCGACCGTCTCCGGCCGGTCGAAGGTGAAGGCCGGGACGCCGGTACCGGGATCGACTCGGACCAGTTCGCCACCGAACGCGCGGATCCAGCCATAGGTCTGCCAACTGCTGGTGGAGACCGGCATCATCCACTTGGCGGCACCGGTGGTCGCCACCGCCTCGGCCGCCGCGACGAAGCCGTCAAGCGTGGCCAGGTCCGCCGGCTCGATCCCGGCCTGGCGCAAGACGCCGGCGTCGGCGAGCAGCACCAGCGCGTTGGTGTCCAAGGGCACGCCATAGGGCCGGCCCAGCCACATCACGTCCTCGATGGCGCCGGGCAGGAACTCGTCGTACGTGAGACCGGCCTGCTCCCACTGTTCGTCGACGGGTTCGGCCAGGCCCGTCGCGGCGGCCGCGAACGCGTGCCAGTGGGCGAGGTCGTAGGGCTGATCCAGCTCCTGCGAGGACGCCACCAGCTCAGGGATCTGCGAGAACGGCACGGCCTGCACCTGCACCTGCACGTTGCCGTGGTCCCGTTCGAACTGGTCGAACACCTCCCGGACCGCGGGCGCGGACGCCCAGTCGTCGGCCATGATCACGCGCACCAGCGCCGGTTCGGGCGGCGTGGCGGCGGCCGAACATCCGGCCACGAGCAGCGCCAACGCCCCACCGATGAACGCTGCTCGCACGTCTCGCCGCCCTTCTTCGTCCCCCGAGCCGACGTTCGTCGCCCCGCGAGCCCGTCCCGGCCCACGGCGGCCGTCAGGGTTGCACAGGCAACGGTCACCGTCCACTCGGACGGCGCCGCTCGCTAGCGTGCCGCCATGACCGAATTCCGCATGACGCCCTTCGTCCCGACGGCCTTCCACGACGACGCGACCCTGGACCTCGACGGCCAGGCGGCACTGGCGGCGACGACCGCCGCCGCCGGAGCCCACGCCGTCTGTGCGCTCGGGCTGACCACCGGCGAGATCGGCAGCCTGCGGGCGGAGGAGATCGGTGACGTCGTCGCGGCCACCGTCCGGGGCGCGGGCGGGCTCCCGGTCGGGGCCGGTCTGGGGCCACCCGGACCGGGGAGGTTGGCGCTCGCCCGGCGTGCAGCAGCCGCGGGCGCGGACTTCCTCGTCGCGGCCGTGCCCGGCGGCGCCGCGGCCGGTGACCACCTCGGGGAGGTGGCCGAACTCGGTCTTCCCGTCTGGCTCCACCACCATCCTGCGGCGACGGGTTGCCGCCTGGGCGGTGCCGAGCTCGCCGAGCTGACCGATCAACTCGGCGCCGAAGCGGTGCTCGTCGAGTCCGCCCCGCCCGGTGACGTGGTCGCGGCACTGGCGGGCGACGACGACCGTGCGGTGCTCGGCGGCCTGGCCGCGTTGTTCCTGCCCGAGGAGGTCGAGGCCGGCGCGACCGGGACGGCGGCCGGTTGCGCCGTGCCCGAACGCCTGGCCGAGGTCGCGCAGCGGTACCGCGCCGACGACCGCACCGCCGCCTGGGACGCCTACCTCGAGCTGCTCCCCTGGCTTCGACTCGAGGCCGGCAGTCCCGGGCTGCGCGTCCGGAAGGAGGCATGGCGGCAGCGGGGCGTACTCGGATCGGCGCGCGTCCGCGAGGGCACACCGCTCGGGAGCACCACCAAGGTCGCGATCACGCACCGCCTGCGCCAGGTCGGCGCGGACGTCCGCGCCCCGTTCCCCGGCAGCTGACCGGTGACCGAAGGAAACCCCGTGTCCCGCGCCCCCGACCACGTCGAAGCCGACGAATGGCACCGGCGCGTCGAACTGCGTGACGGCACGGCCGTGCTGCTGCGACAAATCCGCCGCGAGGACCGGGAGCGGCTCGCGGCGGGTTTCGCGCAGCTCTCACCCGCTTCGCGCTACCTCCGCTTCCACAGCGCGATCGACGCGCTCTCGGAGGAGCAGCTGACCTACCTCACCGAGGTGGACCACCGCGATCACGAAGCCGTCGTCGGCGTCGACCTCGACCGCCCCGACACGCCCGGTGTCGGGGTCGCACGCTACGTACGCGAGCCGTTCGAGCCCGAGGTCGCGGAAGCCGCGATCACCGTCGCCGATCCCTACCACGGGCAGGGGGCCGGCACGCTGTTGCTCGGCGCGCTGACCGATCGTGCCCGCGCCAACGGCATCGCGGTGTTCCGCAGCTACGTCCTCGACGGAAACCACGCCATGCTCGAGGTCTTCGACCACCTCGGCGGCATCCGACACCCCGAGAACGACCGGCTGTGGCGGGTCGACCTACCGCTGCCCGATTCGCTCAGCGAGCTGCCCGACTCCGCCGCGGGCCGCGCCTTTCTCGCGGCCGCCCGGGGACAGCGACACCTCGTCAGTCTGTTCCCGCCCGTCTGGAGCCGGCTCAAGGGCCGACTGCGTGATCGCGGCGAGGACACCGACGAGTTGGCCGAGGTCCGCGAGGACGTCGCGAACTGGCTCGAGGACGAGCCCGGGTAACGTCCCCCCGTGCTCCCCCGTCCCCCGCGCCACGAACTGCGCCGCCGTCTTCCCCGCCTGCTGGTGGGCCTGGTCCTGTGCGGGCTCGGCATCGCCGTCATGGTCGCGGCCGAACTCGGCCTCGGGCCCTGGGACGTGCTCCACCAGGGGCTGTCACGGATGACTCGCATCCCGATCGGGACGGTCGGCATCCTCGTCGGACTCGTGGTCCTGCTGGCCTGGTTGCCCTTGCGGGAGCGGCCCGGCGTCGGCACGGTGCTCAACGTCGTCGTCATCGGCGTGGTCATCGACGTGACGCTGCTCGTGCTCGACACGCCGAACGCGTCGTGGCTGCGTTGGCTGTACATGGCCGCCGGCCCGGTGCTCTTCGGGGTCGGCTCGGGGTTCTACATCGGGGCGGGGCTCGGTGCCGGGCCGCGGGACGGGATCATGACCGGGCTCGCCCGGCGTGGCCTGTCGGTCGGCTGGGTCCGCGGCTGCCTCGAGATGAGCGTCCTGGCGCTGGGCTGGCTGCTGGGCGGCACGGTCGGCATCGGCACGGTCGTGTTCGCCGCCACGATCGGACCGATCGTGCACGTCACCCTTCCGCGGCTGGCCATGCAGGACGTCCCCGAGCATCCCCCGCCGGGCGCCCGGTCGGCGAGATGACTACCGGCACAGCGGCGCGACACTCGGGTACGGGTTGACCCAACCGCCACCATGGCGACGGCCGAGGTGCAGGTGCGGCGGGGTCGTCCGCGCATTGCCCGTGTTGCCCACCGTCCCGATCTGTTCGCCAGCGGCGACGGGCGTACCGGGCGCGATGCCGGGCGTGATGGTGTCGAGGTGGGCGTTGTACCACTCGCTGCCGTCAGCGGTGCGATAGGTGACGGTGATGCCACCGAGGCTGGTGGGTGAGTCGACGGGCGTGGTGCGCACCACGACGCCGGCCGCGATCGCCACCACGGGCGCGCCGCGGTTGGCGAAGATGTCGGTGCCCTGGTGGCTGCGACCGCCGGACCGCGGATACCCCCAGTCGTTGCTGAAGTCCCGGCCGGCGACCGCGCCGACCACCGGGCAGTAACCGCCGTCCACGTTGGGACCACCACCACCCGCGGCGCCTGCGGCCGCCTGGTTCCGGGCGATCTCCTGCGCGCGGCGTTCGGCCTCCTCCTCGGCACGGCGTTCGGCGAGCTCGGACTGCAGCTCGGCCTGGCGCGCGTCGACACGGGCGAGCAGCGCTTCGGTCTCCTGCGCGTCGGCCTGCAACGAGGCCAGCACCTCGCGTTGCCGCGCCTCGTCGCGAGCGATCAGCGCGGTGAGCTCGGCAGCCTCCTCGCGCAGTCGCTCCACGACCTCGAGCGTGTCGGCGGCGTCCGCGGCCGCCTGGCTGGCACGCGACCGGGCCCGGGCGGCGTCCTCGGCCTGACCGGCACGGGCATCGCGGAGCCCGAACACCCGCTGCACCGTCGACTCCTGGGTGTCGACGACCACGCGCAGCTGCTTCAGGCCGACGGCGAAGGAGTTGGGGTCGTCGGCCCGGCGCAGGACCTCGAGAACCATCGCACCACGGGTCGCGCCGACGGTGCCGTACTTGAAGCTCTCGACGAGTTGGTGGGCGAGCACGCTCTCCTCGAGGCGCAGCTCCTCCTCGGTGCGGGCCAGGATCGCCTCGGCACGCTCGTGGGCGGCGTCGGCGGTGACCTTCCTCGCGCGGGCCTCCTCCAGGGCGGCTTCGGCGAGGGCCACCTGCCCCTCAGCGGCGCGCAGACGACCGCGCGCGTCGGCCAGCTCCATCGCCAGGTGCGCCAATTCGTCCTCGGCGTCGAGGATGTCGGCATGCACGGCGCCGAGCTGCTGGTTGAGCTGGGCGCCCTCCTGCGCGGTCCGGTCGAGTTCCTCGGCGACCTCGTCGCTGCTGCGCGGCTGCGCGCCGGCGGTGGCCGGCAGGACCGCGAGGGCCGTCGCCAGCACGGCGACGGCACGCCAACGGCTGGCGCGGCAGGCAACGGGAGCGGTCACGAGGTCCTTCACGATGGGATCGGCACGCGCCGGGGCGCGTTCGGCACGCAGGGACAGGCGCGGGCGCCCACCCGTCGACGAGACGGTACCGCCCACCTTCCCCGTTATCGGCCATCTCGGCCGCGAACTCAAGGGTCGGTACTCCCCCCTGGCAACAGCAGGCAGGCCGCGGTACCGGTCGGATCGATGGTGACGGTCAGTTCCCCACCCTCGGCGCCGATCAGCGCGCGTGCGAGCGGCAGGCCGCGCCCGCCCGTGGCGGCCGGAGCGTGGTGTTCCCCCGTCGCCGCCGGCGCTCGTGAGCGAGCGGGTCCCTCGTCGAGCACGCACACCCGAACGGCCCCGTCGGGCTCGTCAGGGAGCGCCGGCGCCACACGAACGGTGATCGTCCCGGTCCCGTGACGCAGGGCGTTGTCCAGCAACACCTGCAGCGCCTGGCCGACCGCACCGGCACGGGCCCGGACCGCGGGGACAGGCAGCGCCTCGAGGACGACCCGCCGGTCCTGCTGGGCGGCGAGTTCCTCCCACACCGGCAACCGCTCGCGCACCAGCCCCCCGAGGTCGAGGTGG from Egicoccus sp. AB-alg6-2 harbors:
- a CDS encoding YitT family protein, which encodes MLPRPPRHELRRRLPRLLVGLVLCGLGIAVMVAAELGLGPWDVLHQGLSRMTRIPIGTVGILVGLVVLLAWLPLRERPGVGTVLNVVVIGVVIDVTLLVLDTPNASWLRWLYMAAGPVLFGVGSGFYIGAGLGAGPRDGIMTGLARRGLSVGWVRGCLEMSVLALGWLLGGTVGIGTVVFAATIGPIVHVTLPRLAMQDVPEHPPPGARSAR
- a CDS encoding murein hydrolase activator EnvC, with protein sequence MTAPVACRASRWRAVAVLATALAVLPATAGAQPRSSDEVAEELDRTAQEGAQLNQQLGAVHADILDAEDELAHLAMELADARGRLRAAEGQVALAEAALEEARARKVTADAAHERAEAILARTEEELRLEESVLAHQLVESFKYGTVGATRGAMVLEVLRRADDPNSFAVGLKQLRVVVDTQESTVQRVFGLRDARAGQAEDAARARSRASQAAADAADTLEVVERLREEAAELTALIARDEARQREVLASLQADAQETEALLARVDARQAELQSELAERRAEEEAERRAQEIARNQAAAGAAGGGGPNVDGGYCPVVGAVAGRDFSNDWGYPRSGGRSHQGTDIFANRGAPVVAIAAGVVVRTTPVDSPTSLGGITVTYRTADGSEWYNAHLDTITPGIAPGTPVAAGEQIGTVGNTGNARTTPPHLHLGRRHGGGWVNPYPSVAPLCR
- a CDS encoding N-acetyltransferase family protein, producing MSRAPDHVEADEWHRRVELRDGTAVLLRQIRREDRERLAAGFAQLSPASRYLRFHSAIDALSEEQLTYLTEVDHRDHEAVVGVDLDRPDTPGVGVARYVREPFEPEVAEAAITVADPYHGQGAGTLLLGALTDRARANGIAVFRSYVLDGNHAMLEVFDHLGGIRHPENDRLWRVDLPLPDSLSELPDSAAGRAFLAAARGQRHLVSLFPPVWSRLKGRLRDRGEDTDELAEVREDVANWLEDEPG
- a CDS encoding dihydrodipicolinate synthase family protein yields the protein MTEFRMTPFVPTAFHDDATLDLDGQAALAATTAAAGAHAVCALGLTTGEIGSLRAEEIGDVVAATVRGAGGLPVGAGLGPPGPGRLALARRAAAAGADFLVAAVPGGAAAGDHLGEVAELGLPVWLHHHPAATGCRLGGAELAELTDQLGAEAVLVESAPPGDVVAALAGDDDRAVLGGLAALFLPEEVEAGATGTAAGCAVPERLAEVAQRYRADDRTAAWDAYLELLPWLRLEAGSPGLRVRKEAWRQRGVLGSARVREGTPLGSTTKVAITHRLRQVGADVRAPFPGS
- a CDS encoding extracellular solute-binding protein, whose amino-acid sequence is MRAAFIGGALALLVAGCSAAATPPEPALVRVIMADDWASAPAVREVFDQFERDHGNVQVQVQAVPFSQIPELVASSQELDQPYDLAHWHAFAAAATGLAEPVDEQWEQAGLTYDEFLPGAIEDVMWLGRPYGVPLDTNALVLLADAGVLRQAGIEPADLATLDGFVAAAEAVATTGAAKWMMPVSTSSWQTYGWIRAFGGELVRVDPGTGVPAFTFDRPETVAALEFLVACIHEGYAPRPYGPDLAADSVQAFATGEVATHATGSWDLNVVARDPSREVEVTVLPLPQADPGRPLTVLGGSSLFVPRGAHQPDLAFDLMLRLIEDDVALRLAEEEGRLPARTRVFDAPLFADDPLLSAFVEQLPNARVMPLIAYPEVAQAFTEALNSALTGRETPAEAMAGLQRYAETWLASQPDP